A genomic window from Candidatus Bathyarchaeota archaeon includes:
- a CDS encoding flippase-like domain-containing protein produces MNKNWLPRSKTLKRTVPLLILGLLIFVIYLYFFVDLPELLAVFQGIDIFYYSLAVVGVLVNLLTYSLTWQYLLKPLSINVGFKTTLLISWVGNFVEFFVPSESIGEDVSKSYLMAKASDENAGKVVASVLGQRILSMLVTVIILVLCSVLLFTLDFVIPSSMSVLIVLISVGTVIPLLFIILLCKKEKLSHRVIDLLIRFCAWASRGRLNLEDLRRKAKNSVYSFHQSMSILGKNPKILILPLVFSLVSYFFSVIVSYFVFASLGYFNISFVLLTLVYTLSRSFQSIPTMLPGEIGFLEIVMTSLYIALLGPQATAISAASTVLTRVLWVWLKVLLGFGALQWAVRKKLL; encoded by the coding sequence ATGAATAAAAATTGGTTGCCAAGGAGCAAGACCCTCAAAAGAACTGTTCCCCTTTTGATTTTGGGTCTGTTGATTTTTGTTATTTACCTGTACTTTTTTGTTGACCTACCCGAATTGCTTGCAGTTTTTCAGGGAATTGACATTTTCTATTATTCACTGGCTGTAGTGGGAGTTCTAGTAAACCTGCTAACTTACTCCTTGACTTGGCAGTATCTTCTGAAGCCTTTGTCAATAAATGTTGGATTCAAAACAACCTTGTTAATCAGTTGGGTTGGAAATTTTGTTGAATTTTTTGTTCCTTCCGAATCCATTGGCGAAGACGTTTCTAAAAGTTACCTTATGGCAAAAGCCTCAGACGAAAACGCTGGAAAAGTCGTAGCTTCAGTTTTGGGACAGCGAATACTCTCCATGCTCGTTACTGTTATTATTTTGGTTTTATGTTCCGTTTTGTTGTTTACTTTGGATTTTGTTATTCCTTCGAGCATGTCCGTTTTGATAGTTCTGATTTCTGTAGGCACTGTAATCCCCTTATTATTCATAATTTTGTTATGCAAAAAAGAAAAACTAAGTCATAGAGTAATCGATTTATTAATACGTTTTTGCGCCTGGGCTTCCCGAGGACGGTTAAACCTTGAAGACCTCCGAAGAAAAGCAAAAAACTCGGTGTATTCTTTTCATCAATCAATGAGTATTTTGGGTAAAAATCCAAAAATTCTGATTTTACCTTTGGTGTTTTCTCTGGTTAGTTATTTCTTTAGTGTAATTGTTTCTTACTTTGTTTTTGCTTCTTTGGGATACTTCAACATCAGCTTTGTTTTACTTACACTCGTTTACACTCTTAGCCGCAGCTTTCAAAGCATCCCTACCATGCTGCCCGGTGAAATAGGCTTTCTAGAAATTGTTATGACCAGCCTTTACATTGCTCTTCTTGGACCTCAAGCCACTGCAATAAGTGCTGCATCTACAGTTCTTACTCGTGTTTTGTGGGTGTGGCTTAAAGTCTTGTTAGGCTTTGGGGCTCTTCAATGGGCTGTTCGTAAAAAACTATTGTAG
- a CDS encoding CBS domain-containing protein yields MASTVVKDVFSTNFKSVKKDDSLSVCLSLFKDKPTPVLVVLNEKGKYTGVITHRWIARSRYDPAITKVETLMRSAPTVSPEDTLTKVAQLMITSGINQLPVFNQEKLIGIVTDDDIILGAVVGKWGDKTASDVMTKKPFYIDEYDSVGAVLSLFREHGISHAPVLKKGNITGIVSVKNVIESLFQPKQRQTVGDMSGKKAPVLSIPAKGIMTKPVITVQPETTLKDAVEKMQKNDITSLVVTSKGRLAGILTKRDLLEPLAERETPEQKITVQFSVKRVGIKEMQQGAIMSDFEVFANKYQKTLESGTLFVYMKTHGTNFKGEQLIHCRLQFRTRKGSFFSSSEGYGPEATFRTALSRLERQLLRSHELSHEPEYVRNIYDELNFL; encoded by the coding sequence ATGGCCTCAACGGTAGTTAAAGATGTGTTTTCAACAAATTTTAAGAGTGTTAAAAAAGACGACTCACTTTCTGTTTGTCTTTCGCTCTTTAAAGATAAACCAACACCAGTACTTGTTGTTTTAAACGAAAAAGGAAAATACACTGGTGTAATCACCCACAGATGGATAGCCAGATCACGTTACGATCCCGCCATAACAAAAGTAGAAACTTTGATGCGCTCAGCACCAACAGTATCACCAGAAGACACACTCACTAAAGTAGCACAGTTAATGATAACCAGCGGAATCAACCAGCTTCCAGTTTTCAACCAAGAAAAACTAATTGGAATAGTTACAGATGATGATATAATTCTAGGGGCAGTTGTAGGAAAATGGGGAGACAAAACAGCCAGTGATGTAATGACCAAAAAACCGTTCTACATCGATGAATATGACTCAGTAGGAGCAGTTCTAAGTCTTTTTAGGGAACATGGAATTTCTCACGCACCAGTACTAAAAAAAGGAAACATAACAGGAATTGTCTCAGTTAAAAATGTAATTGAAAGCTTATTCCAGCCAAAACAACGCCAAACCGTTGGAGATATGAGCGGGAAAAAAGCCCCAGTTCTAAGCATTCCCGCTAAAGGAATAATGACCAAACCAGTAATTACCGTTCAGCCAGAAACAACTCTAAAAGATGCAGTTGAAAAAATGCAAAAAAATGACATTACTTCTTTGGTTGTAACCAGCAAAGGAAGACTGGCAGGAATTTTGACTAAAAGGGACCTTCTTGAGCCTTTAGCTGAAAGGGAAACCCCCGAACAAAAAATTACAGTGCAGTTCTCTGTCAAAAGAGTCGGAATAAAGGAAATGCAACAGGGCGCCATAATGTCTGATTTTGAAGTGTTTGCAAATAAATACCAAAAAACCCTAGAGTCTGGAACCTTGTTTGTGTACATGAAAACGCATGGGACAAACTTTAAAGGAGAACAACTAATACACTGCCGCTTGCAGTTTAGGACAAGAAAGGGCTCGTTTTTCAGTTCCAGCGAAGGATATGGTCCAGAAGCGACTTTTCGCACCGCTTTAAGTCGGTTAGAAAGGCAACTTTTAAGAAGTCATGAGTTATCACATGAACCAGAATATGTAAGAAATATTTACGACGAATTGAATTTCCTATAA
- a CDS encoding desulfoferrodoxin FeS4 iron-binding domain-containing protein yields the protein MYACKVCDNVVKVMTPGKGILFCCDQPMQRVD from the coding sequence ATGTATGCGTGCAAAGTATGCGACAACGTTGTAAAGGTTATGACACCAGGAAAAGGGATCCTTTTCTGCTGTGACCAACCAATGCAACGAGTAGACTAA
- a CDS encoding homocysteine biosynthesis protein translates to MKKLVESSGVEVAYKEVDVVTTGTFGAMCSSGAIINLGHADPPIKIQRAWLNDVEVSHTGAAVDLFVGATQMSETNPFEYGGGHVIEDLIAGKEIEVRATSYGTDCYPRTKLDTTITKDDLNQFYLLNFRNCYQRYVCATNSRDEIIYTYMGKLLPKFRNATYSGAGGLNPLMNDPDYETIGIGTRIFLGGGQGYIIGEGTQHDPTNRFGTLMVRGDCKQMSQEFIRGGAFTQYGTSMYVGMGIPIPILNEGLAKKTAVCDEEILTDIVDYGVPRRGRPKLGQVSYANLKSGEVTINDRTVKVSSLSSLKKARKIAAILKSWIEHGDFYLSVPAETLPTASVCNPMHQTSQVAFVSAVAHDAVTCTVDEDIKTVAQRIITKSVNHVVVVDKTGELKGIVTSWDLTRAVAEGKTQLADVITKKVYTTTPEETVEVASRKMAQHHISALPVLDHQNKVVGLISTEDIAKLRGR, encoded by the coding sequence ATGAAGAAACTCGTGGAAAGCAGCGGCGTTGAAGTCGCATACAAAGAAGTTGATGTAGTTACTACTGGAACTTTTGGAGCCATGTGTTCCTCAGGCGCAATAATCAATCTTGGACACGCAGATCCCCCCATCAAAATTCAGAGGGCTTGGCTTAATGATGTTGAAGTCAGTCACACAGGTGCTGCTGTTGACTTATTTGTTGGTGCTACCCAGATGTCCGAAACTAACCCCTTTGAGTATGGAGGCGGACACGTAATAGAGGACCTAATTGCAGGAAAAGAAATCGAAGTACGCGCCACCTCATACGGAACAGACTGTTATCCTCGAACTAAACTGGACACCACCATAACCAAAGATGATCTAAACCAGTTTTATTTGCTGAATTTCCGCAACTGTTACCAACGTTACGTTTGCGCCACAAACAGTCGTGACGAAATAATTTACACCTACATGGGTAAACTTTTGCCCAAATTCAGAAACGCAACCTATTCTGGGGCTGGGGGATTGAATCCTTTGATGAACGATCCCGACTATGAAACTATCGGAATTGGTACTCGAATATTCTTAGGGGGTGGTCAAGGCTACATTATCGGAGAAGGCACCCAACACGACCCTACTAACAGGTTTGGCACTTTAATGGTTCGGGGAGACTGCAAACAAATGAGTCAAGAATTCATTCGTGGTGGGGCTTTCACTCAGTACGGTACAAGTATGTATGTTGGTATGGGAATTCCTATTCCAATCCTCAATGAAGGATTAGCTAAAAAAACTGCAGTGTGTGATGAAGAAATTTTAACCGACATAGTAGATTATGGAGTCCCCCGCAGAGGACGACCCAAACTAGGTCAAGTCAGTTATGCCAACTTGAAATCTGGAGAAGTAACAATTAACGACCGCACAGTCAAGGTCAGTTCTCTTTCAAGCCTGAAAAAAGCAAGAAAAATTGCAGCGATATTAAAATCATGGATAGAACACGGAGATTTTTATTTGTCTGTACCTGCTGAAACCCTGCCGACTGCTTCAGTTTGCAATCCAATGCATCAAACCAGTCAAGTCGCCTTTGTTAGTGCCGTAGCCCACGATGCAGTTACGTGTACGGTGGATGAAGACATCAAAACAGTTGCTCAACGGATAATCACCAAATCAGTTAATCACGTGGTTGTAGTCGACAAAACTGGAGAACTAAAAGGAATTGTAACTTCTTGGGATTTGACTAGGGCTGTTGCTGAAGGCAAAACTCAGCTAGCTGACGTTATCACCAAAAAAGTCTACACAACAACTCCTGAGGAAACTGTAGAAGTTGCTTCCCGTAAGATGGCTCAACATCATATCAGTGCGTTGCCGGTTTTGGATCATCAAAACAAAGTTGTAGGTTTGATATCAACAGAAGACATCGCCAAATTAAGGGGAAGGTGA
- the pyrB gene encoding aspartate carbamoyltransferase, whose translation MQFKGRDIVSIKDFSREEIDYILKTAADMEETAKKGSDMLHGKILATLFFEPSTRTRLSFETAINKLGGKAIGFAEPKVAAIKKGENLADTIRVVDNYADVLVLRHPLEGAARLAAEFSNVPVINAGSGAEEHPTQALLDLYTILKEKKTIDGLNITLVGDLRYGRTVHSLAYALSLYNVNLFLVSPELLRMRNEVTGAIKKRINVTECTELGDVLPQTDVLYVTRIQEERFPDPAEYAKVKGTYKIGLDTLKDAKNDLIIMHPLPRVDEINHEVDNTPHARYFQQVWNGVVTRTALLALILGAKK comes from the coding sequence TTGCAATTTAAGGGACGCGACATAGTATCAATCAAAGATTTCAGCAGAGAAGAAATTGATTACATTCTTAAAACCGCCGCAGATATGGAGGAAACAGCTAAAAAAGGTTCAGATATGCTCCACGGAAAAATTTTGGCAACACTATTTTTTGAGCCCAGCACAAGAACCCGTCTCAGTTTTGAAACAGCCATAAACAAGCTTGGAGGAAAAGCCATAGGTTTTGCAGAACCCAAAGTGGCAGCAATCAAGAAAGGGGAAAATTTGGCGGACACCATCAGGGTTGTTGATAATTATGCAGATGTTCTTGTTTTAAGGCATCCCTTGGAAGGAGCAGCTAGGTTAGCTGCAGAATTTTCTAATGTCCCAGTAATAAATGCAGGGTCAGGAGCAGAAGAACATCCAACTCAAGCATTATTGGATCTGTACACAATTTTAAAAGAAAAAAAAACCATTGACGGCCTAAACATCACCCTAGTCGGGGACCTAAGATATGGTCGCACGGTTCATTCTTTGGCTTATGCATTATCATTGTATAATGTAAACTTGTTTTTGGTTTCACCTGAACTTTTGCGCATGCGAAATGAAGTAACTGGCGCTATAAAAAAGAGAATCAACGTAACTGAATGCACAGAGCTCGGAGATGTTTTGCCCCAAACTGATGTTTTGTACGTGACGCGAATCCAAGAGGAAAGATTCCCCGACCCTGCAGAATACGCCAAAGTAAAAGGAACCTACAAAATTGGACTGGACACTTTAAAGGATGCAAAAAATGACCTAATTATCATGCATCCACTACCTAGAGTGGATGAGATAAATCATGAGGTTGACAATACTCCTCATGCCAGATACTTCCAGCAAGTTTGGAACGGTGTGGTTACTAGAACTGCTCTTTTGGCGCTTATATTAGGAGCAAAAAAGTAG
- a CDS encoding glutaredoxin family protein, with protein MGFSNDFGSSSAHPPANGVVVYTTSGCTRCDMLKKWLKNKNTNFEEKNLEDSDVMTDLVMRNFVVMSAPALEINGEVYTDSQIFENNGIIKPTISKIFEGM; from the coding sequence ATGGGTTTTTCAAACGATTTCGGCAGCTCTTCTGCGCATCCACCCGCAAACGGCGTCGTGGTTTACACAACCAGCGGATGCACTCGATGTGACATGCTGAAAAAATGGTTAAAAAATAAAAACACGAATTTTGAAGAAAAAAATCTAGAAGACTCAGACGTAATGACCGACCTAGTAATGAGAAATTTTGTCGTTATGTCCGCGCCCGCCCTAGAAATTAACGGAGAAGTATATACAGACAGTCAAATATTCGAAAACAATGGAATAATCAAGCCGACAATTTCAAAAATTTTTGAGGGAATGTAA
- a CDS encoding UPF0280 family protein: MTNKKLFKQAFRYKESDCAIVSDTKSGIETAKSSIKRNLQLLEEYIKKNPRFLFSLDPVPVTNAPDVARLMAEASEKAKVGPMAAVAGVLADLAVQDMVDSGCKVAVVENGGEAYAVSNQPIDVGFAAGDEPLSKEMGFRLKQFPLGVATSSGKFSHAFSFGDADAVTIFAINAGLADAAATSVANLITGNDVKATIKTGLNAALSIDGVKGVFILYHEIVGKGGQVPEMIKLNP; the protein is encoded by the coding sequence ATGACAAACAAAAAACTGTTTAAACAGGCTTTTCGCTACAAAGAATCAGACTGTGCCATAGTTTCAGATACAAAATCTGGAATAGAAACCGCAAAATCGTCAATTAAACGAAACTTACAGCTCCTTGAAGAGTATATTAAAAAAAATCCTCGCTTTCTTTTTTCTCTTGACCCTGTTCCAGTAACTAATGCTCCTGACGTGGCACGTTTGATGGCTGAAGCCTCGGAAAAAGCCAAAGTGGGTCCAATGGCTGCTGTAGCTGGGGTTTTAGCTGACTTGGCTGTACAAGATATGGTTGATTCTGGATGCAAAGTTGCAGTAGTAGAAAACGGCGGTGAAGCCTACGCAGTATCGAATCAACCTATTGATGTTGGTTTTGCTGCAGGGGACGAACCCCTATCAAAGGAAATGGGCTTTAGGCTCAAACAGTTCCCCCTAGGGGTGGCAACTAGTTCTGGCAAATTCAGTCACGCTTTTAGTTTTGGGGACGCCGATGCAGTAACAATTTTTGCTATCAACGCTGGACTTGCAGACGCCGCTGCTACTTCTGTTGCAAACCTGATAACTGGAAACGATGTTAAAGCCACAATAAAAACGGGATTAAACGCCGCCTTAAGCATCGACGGGGTTAAAGGGGTTTTCATTTTGTATCATGAAATTGTGGGAAAAGGCGGACAAGTACCCGAAATGATAAAACTTAACCCTTAA
- a CDS encoding CBS domain-containing protein, protein MLPAIEEVAKKRRLMGLTQQKLARLAGVSQSLIAKLESQKIDPAYTKVKSIFDTLERLQTQTEVLAEEVLHNKVIGIQKTDPVSKAVQTMAEHGYSQLPVFDGEHAVGSISEKTIIGKVSAGKDLSQVSKFSVADVMEEAFPQVGEDAPLPLISNLLRVYPAVLILAKGKVVGIVTKADLLKMLL, encoded by the coding sequence ATGTTACCTGCAATCGAAGAAGTAGCAAAAAAACGCAGATTAATGGGACTGACCCAACAAAAACTTGCAAGACTAGCAGGGGTAAGCCAATCTCTAATAGCAAAACTTGAATCCCAAAAAATTGACCCCGCATATACCAAAGTAAAATCCATTTTTGACACGTTAGAAAGGCTGCAAACACAAACAGAAGTTCTAGCCGAAGAAGTACTCCACAACAAAGTAATTGGGATACAAAAAACAGATCCAGTATCTAAAGCGGTTCAAACAATGGCAGAACATGGTTATTCTCAGCTTCCAGTATTTGACGGGGAACACGCCGTGGGTAGCATTTCAGAAAAGACAATAATAGGAAAAGTTTCTGCAGGCAAAGATTTGTCACAAGTTTCGAAATTTTCTGTTGCCGACGTGATGGAGGAAGCGTTTCCTCAAGTAGGAGAGGATGCTCCATTGCCCCTGATTTCAAATCTGTTGCGGGTTTATCCAGCGGTTTTGATTTTGGCGAAGGGAAAAGTAGTAGGCATAGTTACCAAAGCAGATTTATTGAAGATGCTTCTATAA
- a CDS encoding class I SAM-dependent methyltransferase encodes MDSKVASWTRPFLHELLEEIPKNVESLIDVGCGRGIVGAITRIYRTPKRLVGVDIFPEYVEFCKKYSIYDELHCFDLRNMPLPFDNQEFTVATCIETIEHLPKNCGEQLLKELQRIADTVIVSTPSSFFKQPKSHTKHNPFQEHVSKWTPEDFKKKGYEVKGVGELAANKLIIPTRLLTSRFPQLHQFLLAKTKR; translated from the coding sequence ATGGATTCGAAAGTTGCCTCTTGGACTCGCCCTTTTCTTCACGAACTACTGGAAGAAATCCCAAAAAATGTTGAATCACTAATTGACGTAGGCTGCGGCAGAGGCATCGTAGGTGCCATAACACGAATTTATAGAACCCCAAAACGGTTAGTTGGAGTAGACATTTTCCCCGAATATGTTGAATTTTGTAAAAAATACAGCATATATGATGAACTCCATTGTTTTGACTTAAGGAACATGCCATTACCTTTTGATAACCAAGAATTCACCGTCGCCACATGCATAGAAACAATTGAGCATTTACCAAAAAATTGTGGAGAACAACTGCTAAAAGAACTTCAAAGAATCGCAGACACGGTTATCGTTTCTACTCCTTCTAGTTTCTTTAAACAACCAAAAAGCCACACCAAGCACAACCCATTCCAAGAACACGTCAGCAAATGGACACCAGAAGATTTCAAGAAAAAAGGATACGAAGTAAAGGGTGTTGGGGAACTTGCAGCAAATAAGCTGATTATTCCAACAAGATTGTTGACCTCAAGATTCCCGCAGCTTCACCAATTTTTGTTGGCAAAAACTAAACGGTGA
- the nrdD gene encoding anaerobic ribonucleoside-triphosphate reductase has protein sequence MTEMLHNVQPMVRGTDGFIVPWSKQKIVEQLITETKLAKEFYDMPAISQHEAEQIASEVETKVFDLNLKFISGPLIRELVNNVLLSRVSEKPQFALYRNILTRVGAPVYNAYLMDMGEGFKAKENANLQPNPETAHKRKADWVSGEEYLLLMPPDIADAHLAGDLHIHDLEYFGTRPFCQDWDLRYFFYYGLMPDGLGTRTSIAGPAKHPEVAILHTAKILASAQTNFAGGEGFYNFLIFLAPYFRGLSYERTRQLMQMMFFEYTQAYVARGGQLVFSNIQVQPGVPDLWKNVPIVMNGKIGPDVYGNYEDEVRMMFRALYDVAGKGDYWGKPFNFPKLENSLSPEFFKPEYDDVWLDVHKVVGKFGLPYFDNLMPDYRGYGKGVSCYQCCAYCFVETPEDSEDFYEKLNFDGGKHFTMGSWQVSSLNLPRLAYKANGEDEVLFEEARRLMDSALEVFKAKKKWMDLSLKNNRIPFATQRPLDPRTGEKGTTAVDFDALTFTIGLVGGNEMAQYHTGYQLHENMEGVKILIKLILEMQKYKKVLEEKSGYKIALARTPAESTAQRFAISDLITDKYRGNAEKLVKGNVGEAKFMLANHKKDVPVYYSNGTHVDVGAKMGLFERMNIEQKFFPLLNGGNMLHVWLGDADPDPEALYKLTKRITTQSNIGYFAYTKDLTVCSNCGKVTSPMRDNCPNCNSNSVEWWSRVTGYYQAVSGWNKGKREELANRYRTGL, from the coding sequence ATGACCGAAATGTTGCATAACGTTCAGCCGATGGTTAGAGGAACAGACGGTTTTATTGTTCCTTGGAGTAAACAAAAAATTGTAGAACAGCTAATAACTGAAACTAAATTGGCTAAAGAATTTTACGACATGCCTGCAATAAGCCAGCACGAGGCTGAACAAATTGCATCTGAGGTTGAAACGAAAGTTTTTGATTTGAATCTCAAGTTCATTAGCGGTCCTTTGATTCGAGAGTTGGTAAACAATGTTTTGTTGTCCAGAGTTTCAGAAAAACCACAGTTTGCTTTGTACCGAAACATTTTGACTCGAGTCGGTGCACCTGTTTATAACGCTTATTTGATGGATATGGGTGAAGGCTTTAAAGCAAAAGAGAATGCAAACCTTCAACCTAACCCAGAAACTGCCCACAAACGAAAAGCAGACTGGGTCTCTGGTGAAGAGTACCTTCTATTGATGCCGCCGGATATTGCTGACGCTCACTTGGCGGGGGACTTGCACATTCACGATTTAGAATATTTTGGCACTCGACCCTTCTGTCAAGACTGGGACTTGCGTTACTTCTTCTATTACGGGTTAATGCCTGACGGACTGGGTACACGAACAAGCATCGCTGGTCCAGCTAAACACCCCGAAGTAGCAATTCTACATACCGCCAAAATCTTAGCTTCAGCTCAGACAAACTTTGCAGGTGGAGAAGGTTTCTACAATTTCCTTATATTCTTAGCACCTTACTTCCGAGGACTAAGCTACGAACGAACTCGTCAACTCATGCAGATGATGTTCTTTGAGTACACTCAAGCCTACGTTGCTAGGGGCGGTCAACTAGTTTTCAGTAACATTCAGGTGCAACCTGGAGTTCCTGACCTATGGAAGAACGTTCCAATTGTAATGAACGGAAAAATAGGACCAGATGTTTATGGCAACTATGAAGACGAAGTTCGCATGATGTTCCGTGCCCTTTACGATGTTGCTGGCAAAGGCGATTACTGGGGTAAACCTTTCAACTTTCCTAAACTTGAAAACTCGTTGAGTCCCGAATTTTTCAAGCCTGAATATGATGATGTTTGGCTTGATGTTCACAAGGTTGTTGGCAAGTTTGGGTTGCCTTACTTTGATAACTTGATGCCTGATTATCGAGGGTATGGAAAAGGTGTTTCATGTTACCAATGTTGTGCATACTGTTTTGTTGAAACACCAGAAGACAGCGAAGACTTCTACGAGAAACTCAACTTTGATGGCGGAAAACATTTCACCATGGGTAGCTGGCAAGTTTCTAGCTTGAATCTTCCAAGGTTAGCTTATAAAGCAAACGGAGAGGACGAGGTTCTCTTTGAAGAAGCACGAAGACTGATGGATTCGGCTCTGGAAGTTTTTAAAGCAAAGAAGAAATGGATGGATCTTTCCCTGAAGAACAACCGTATTCCTTTTGCTACTCAACGACCCTTAGATCCAAGAACCGGTGAGAAAGGAACAACTGCTGTAGACTTTGATGCCCTGACCTTTACAATCGGTCTTGTAGGTGGTAACGAGATGGCTCAGTACCATACTGGTTATCAGTTGCACGAAAATATGGAAGGCGTCAAGATTCTAATCAAATTGATTCTGGAAATGCAAAAATATAAGAAAGTTCTCGAAGAAAAGAGTGGTTACAAAATTGCTCTGGCACGAACTCCTGCAGAATCTACTGCCCAACGGTTTGCCATTTCTGACTTAATAACTGATAAATATCGAGGTAACGCAGAAAAACTTGTCAAAGGAAATGTCGGGGAAGCCAAGTTTATGTTGGCTAACCACAAAAAGGATGTTCCAGTTTACTACAGCAATGGAACTCACGTTGACGTCGGGGCAAAAATGGGTCTGTTTGAACGAATGAACATTGAACAAAAGTTCTTCCCCCTCTTGAACGGTGGAAACATGCTCCATGTCTGGCTTGGCGACGCTGACCCTGACCCTGAAGCTTTGTACAAACTAACAAAACGAATTACAACCCAAAGCAATATCGGTTACTTTGCTTACACTAAAGACCTCACTGTCTGCAGTAACTGTGGAAAAGTCACTTCACCAATGCGGGACAACTGTCCTAACTGTAATTCTAACTCTGTAGAGTGGTGGTCACGAGTAACTGGATATTACCAAGCAGTCAGCGGTTGGAACAAAGGCAAACGAGAAGAGCTAGCAAACAGATACCGAACTGGGCTGTAA
- a CDS encoding 4Fe-4S binding protein: MDRILLRFSEENVAEPITSQVILELGIPMRIVTATVNSSGGDILVEVPKVHVQQIVKAFQAKGVVVKFPKLIEVDSDKCIDCGACYALCPVDAISYDKDYSVVFDDKICIGSPCGLCVDACPARAINLVEQQRNSKK, from the coding sequence ATGGATAGAATATTGTTAAGATTTTCAGAAGAAAATGTTGCAGAACCAATTACTTCCCAGGTTATTCTTGAACTTGGAATTCCAATGAGAATCGTAACTGCTACTGTGAATTCTTCCGGTGGAGATATCCTAGTTGAAGTCCCCAAAGTTCATGTTCAACAAATCGTCAAAGCCTTCCAAGCCAAAGGCGTGGTTGTGAAGTTTCCTAAACTCATCGAAGTAGACTCTGACAAATGCATCGACTGCGGTGCATGTTATGCTTTGTGCCCTGTAGACGCCATCTCATATGACAAAGACTACTCCGTAGTGTTCGATGACAAAATCTGCATCGGGAGCCCCTGTGGCTTGTGTGTTGATGCATGTCCTGCCCGTGCCATTAATCTTGTTGAGCAGCAGCGAAACAGCAAAAAATGA
- a CDS encoding ABC transporter ATP-binding protein translates to MGIAVQAKNVVKDFGNVRALDGLSFTINEGEIFGLIGLNGAGKTTTLRIVSTLLLPTEGTITVFGNEVVNEAAKVRNIISYLPEEAGAYKNLSGFEYLRFMASFTTKDKNAIQQLVDDAAEISGLGERLKDKVKGYSKGMKRRLLVARALMTKPKLAILDEPNSGLDVLHSVHVRNLIKRYAKEKGVTVLLSSHNMLEVEFLCDRVAIIYKGKVVVEGTPEELKTKYNAVNLEDVFGEVVGFA, encoded by the coding sequence ATGGGAATTGCAGTTCAAGCAAAAAATGTAGTAAAAGATTTCGGAAACGTCAGAGCCCTTGATGGATTAAGTTTCACAATAAATGAGGGCGAAATCTTTGGATTAATCGGATTGAACGGCGCAGGAAAAACAACCACCCTGAGAATTGTTTCTACTCTTCTGTTACCCACAGAGGGGACGATAACCGTTTTTGGCAATGAAGTAGTTAATGAAGCGGCAAAAGTCCGTAACATAATCAGTTATCTTCCAGAAGAAGCAGGGGCTTACAAAAACCTGTCAGGATTTGAATACCTCAGATTTATGGCAAGTTTTACAACTAAAGATAAAAATGCAATTCAACAATTAGTTGATGATGCAGCAGAAATTTCTGGGTTAGGAGAGCGCCTCAAGGACAAAGTAAAAGGTTATAGTAAAGGAATGAAACGCAGACTTTTAGTTGCCCGAGCCTTAATGACAAAACCCAAACTGGCGATATTGGATGAACCAAACAGCGGTTTGGATGTATTGCATTCTGTTCATGTTCGAAATCTTATCAAACGTTATGCAAAAGAAAAAGGGGTAACAGTGCTCTTGTCCAGCCACAACATGCTTGAAGTTGAGTTCTTGTGTGATCGGGTAGCAATAATATACAAAGGAAAAGTTGTCGTGGAAGGCACCCCAGAAGAACTTAAAACAAAATACAACGCTGTTAACCTTGAAGATGTATTCGGGGAGGTAGTTGGATTTGCTTGA